In the Alkaliphilus flagellatus genome, one interval contains:
- a CDS encoding cation-translocating P-type ATPase, which produces MEFFRKTVDEVLKEFEVNSDTGLTDKQVLDKEKKYGKNQFSKGEKVSIGRKIIEGLKEPMVLILLVAAFITIGMNIYKYFNGLHAEFTESIGIVVAISLSVGIQILMEGKSEKAFDALNNINEDIKVKVLRNGNMDYINKNDVVVGDIVKIETGDKVPADGRLIESSDLKIDESMLTGESIAVAKSANIEVANHNASLPEQVNMVFAGTFVTFGQGVMVVTSVGDNTEMGHIATELKGAMETATPLQEKLDKLAKSISTIGMAASGLIFLFEIYKIYTNNTLSFDTVQNAFMTSIALIVAAVPEGLPTVIAMTLALNIIKMARSNALVRKLVACETVGCINVICSDKTGTLTKNQMEVIDVWSNGDLVNPSELKNKFMIENFTLNSTADIKIEEGNIKFIGNSTECALLKAFNETICSISPKACPNYMNSNFVCGGECKKYHPTKEEFISYGDVRHYSNIAHQYPFTSDTKSMTTVVSEEGFNRVYTKGSPEKIISLCNRIIVGNKVESFTDELKERVNNEIIKLQKEAKRVLAFSHREMTEFYEDWGENQQEIESNMIFDGFVSIADPLREDVYEAIDKCKKSGINLKILTGDNIVTATSIAKQLNIVKEDSIIIEAQEIDNMSNEELLEIMDKIIVIARSKPLTKMRIVNLLKENGNVVAVTGDGINDAPALKNADVGIAMGITGTEVSKEASDIILLDDSFSTIVKSVEWGRGIYENFQRFIQFQLTVNLVAVLTVIICEILGRDLPFTTIQLLWVNLIMDGPPALSLGLESLRKHLMEQEPVKRDASIITKSMLYRIITNGLYIVIMLMILINKNVLGGTLEQQSSITFTTFVLFQLFNAFNSRELGDESVFSNLSNNKSMVAIVGATFVLQVFITQFGGDVFKTAPLSIEMWAKVIGYSFSVVVFSEVIKFVKRRVKLSRVN; this is translated from the coding sequence GAAAGTATAGGTATAGTCGTGGCTATTTCCCTTTCTGTAGGTATTCAAATATTGATGGAGGGAAAATCAGAAAAGGCCTTTGATGCCCTTAACAATATTAATGAAGATATAAAGGTGAAGGTTCTTAGAAATGGTAATATGGACTATATCAACAAGAATGATGTTGTAGTAGGGGATATAGTTAAAATCGAAACTGGTGATAAAGTCCCTGCCGATGGTAGGTTAATAGAAAGCTCAGATTTAAAGATTGACGAGTCTATGCTAACAGGAGAAAGCATTGCAGTAGCTAAAAGTGCTAACATAGAGGTTGCAAACCATAATGCATCTTTACCAGAACAAGTGAACATGGTTTTTGCAGGTACCTTTGTGACCTTTGGACAAGGTGTGATGGTAGTAACCTCCGTAGGGGACAATACAGAAATGGGCCATATCGCAACAGAGTTAAAGGGTGCTATGGAAACCGCAACCCCTTTACAGGAAAAACTGGACAAATTAGCAAAATCCATATCTACAATAGGGATGGCTGCGTCAGGACTAATATTCTTGTTTGAGATATATAAAATATATACAAACAATACACTATCCTTTGATACAGTTCAAAATGCATTTATGACTAGTATTGCACTAATAGTGGCAGCAGTACCAGAGGGATTACCAACAGTTATTGCTATGACATTGGCACTAAACATAATTAAAATGGCAAGGAGTAATGCCCTCGTTAGAAAGCTTGTAGCCTGTGAGACCGTAGGATGTATTAACGTCATTTGTTCCGATAAAACAGGAACTCTTACAAAAAATCAGATGGAAGTTATAGATGTTTGGAGCAATGGCGATTTAGTTAACCCATCGGAATTAAAAAACAAGTTTATGATAGAAAACTTTACACTAAATAGTACAGCAGATATTAAGATAGAAGAGGGAAATATAAAGTTTATTGGGAACTCAACAGAATGTGCTCTTTTAAAGGCATTTAATGAGACTATATGCTCAATAAGCCCTAAAGCCTGTCCTAATTATATGAATAGTAATTTTGTCTGTGGAGGAGAGTGCAAGAAATACCACCCTACTAAGGAAGAATTTATTAGTTATGGTGATGTTAGACATTATTCCAATATAGCACATCAATATCCATTTACATCTGATACTAAGTCAATGACTACTGTAGTATCGGAAGAAGGGTTTAATAGAGTATATACTAAAGGAAGTCCAGAAAAGATCATTTCCTTATGTAACAGAATAATAGTGGGCAATAAGGTGGAGTCCTTTACAGATGAACTAAAGGAAAGAGTAAATAATGAGATAATAAAGCTACAGAAGGAAGCTAAAAGGGTATTGGCATTTTCTCATAGAGAAATGACTGAATTCTACGAAGACTGGGGCGAAAACCAACAAGAAATAGAAAGCAATATGATTTTTGATGGTTTTGTTTCTATAGCGGATCCACTAAGAGAAGACGTATATGAGGCTATAGATAAGTGTAAAAAATCTGGTATTAATTTAAAAATATTAACTGGAGATAATATTGTTACTGCAACATCTATAGCAAAGCAACTAAATATAGTTAAAGAGGATAGTATTATTATAGAAGCTCAAGAAATTGATAATATGTCTAACGAAGAATTATTAGAAATAATGGATAAAATAATAGTGATTGCTAGAAGTAAGCCTCTTACAAAAATGAGAATAGTAAACCTGCTTAAGGAAAATGGAAATGTAGTTGCAGTTACTGGAGATGGTATTAATGACGCACCAGCCCTAAAAAATGCAGACGTAGGAATTGCAATGGGTATTACTGGTACAGAGGTTTCAAAGGAAGCCAGTGATATTATACTTTTAGATGATTCCTTCTCTACCATTGTAAAGTCTGTGGAATGGGGAAGGGGTATTTATGAAAACTTCCAGAGGTTTATACAGTTTCAGCTAACAGTTAACCTTGTTGCTGTACTAACTGTTATTATTTGTGAAATACTTGGTCGGGATTTACCCTTTACTACAATACAGTTACTATGGGTAAACTTAATAATGGATGGACCTCCAGCTTTATCATTGGGCTTAGAATCCTTAAGAAAGCATTTAATGGAGCAAGAGCCTGTTAAAAGAGATGCAAGTATAATAACTAAAAGCATGCTCTATAGAATTATAACCAATGGATTATATATCGTTATAATGCTTATGATTCTTATTAACAAAAATGTTCTAGGTGGAACATTAGAGCAGCAGTCCAGCATAACTTTTACAACCTTTGTTTTGTTCCAACTATTTAATGCCTTTAACTCTAGAGAACTAGGAGACGAAAGTGTATTTAGCAACTTATCAAACAATAAGTCAATGGTGGCAATCGTAGGTGCAACCTTTGTACTTCAAGTATTTATAACTCAATTTGGTGGAGATGTTTTCAAAACAGCACCATTATCTATTGAAATGTGGGCTAAGGTAATAGGATATTCTTTCTCTGTTGTAGTATTTTCAGAGGTTATAAAATTTGTTAAGAGAAGGGTTAAGCTAAGTAGAGTAAATTAA
- a CDS encoding DHHW family protein: MKQKDKTYKRIMATMLPAYIVILLVFNIITSDRTFSEMENRVLEQAPSFNIGQLLHGNFTTNYEKYIADQFAFRDFWIGVKSHSEKILGKKDSNGVYLGRDGYLLQNFNKPMEEDFKNNINIINSFSSSIPEVNKYFMLVPNAVEILKDKLPPYAPVSNQLAFINKVEQSLSTDIKFIDVYNALYSKKDDYTFYKTDHHWTTKGAYYSYKEMGNTMDFIPKEESDFNVEQITDSFFGSLYSKSGFKNIAPDTINLYIPKSKEKYNIDFYGTDKPTTSLYSMDNINKKDKYTIFLGGNHPLIKITTNSNNKEKLLIIKDSYANSIVPFLTGHYGEIYMVDLRYYDGNLKEFIESNSIDNLLFLYNGNTFFEDKSIENIM; this comes from the coding sequence TTGAAACAAAAAGATAAGACATATAAACGTATTATGGCTACTATGCTACCAGCATATATAGTAATTTTATTAGTTTTTAATATAATAACCAGCGATAGGACATTTTCTGAAATGGAAAATAGGGTTCTTGAGCAGGCCCCCTCCTTTAATATAGGTCAGCTTTTACATGGCAATTTTACTACTAACTACGAAAAATATATTGCGGATCAGTTTGCCTTTAGAGACTTTTGGATAGGAGTTAAATCCCATAGCGAAAAGATCCTAGGTAAAAAGGACAGTAATGGCGTATATCTAGGAAGAGATGGTTATTTACTACAAAACTTTAATAAACCAATGGAAGAGGATTTTAAAAATAATATAAACATTATAAATAGCTTCTCCTCCTCAATACCTGAAGTAAATAAATATTTTATGTTAGTACCTAACGCTGTTGAAATATTAAAGGATAAGCTGCCTCCCTATGCTCCTGTCAGCAATCAGCTTGCATTTATTAACAAAGTTGAACAATCTCTTAGTACTGATATTAAGTTTATTGATGTGTACAACGCCTTATATAGTAAAAAAGATGACTATACATTTTATAAGACAGACCATCATTGGACAACTAAAGGGGCATACTACAGCTACAAAGAGATGGGCAATACCATGGATTTTATTCCAAAGGAAGAATCTGATTTTAATGTAGAGCAAATTACAGATAGCTTTTTTGGATCACTATATTCTAAGAGTGGATTTAAAAACATAGCACCGGACACAATTAATTTGTATATACCCAAGTCAAAAGAAAAGTATAATATTGATTTCTATGGAACCGATAAGCCAACTACATCCCTTTACAGTATGGATAATATCAATAAAAAAGATAAATATACTATATTTTTAGGAGGAAATCACCCTCTTATTAAAATAACTACTAATAGTAATAATAAAGAAAAACTACTTATTATTAAGGATTCCTATGCTAACTCTATAGTTCCTTTTCTAACAGGACATTATGGAGAAATCTATATGGTGGATTTAAGATACTATGACGGTAATCTAAAAGAGTTTATTGAATCCAACAGTATAGATAATCTATTATTTCTTTATAATGGAAACACATTCTTTGAGGATAAGTCTATTGAAAATATTATGTAA
- a CDS encoding MBOAT family O-acyltransferase has protein sequence MVFSSLIFIFQFLPLTILLYYISPRPLRNMVLFIASLVFYAWGEPIYILIMLFSTFFDYLNGLLIDKHRDHKYIPKAVLITSVIVNLGILGFFKYYGFVVDNINGLFNLNIAIKSLPLPVGISFYTFQTLSYTIDVYTNKAPVQKNIISFGTYVTMFPQLVAGPIVKYGDIAYQMDNRRESIDLFGEGVELFIIGLTKKVLLANNIGLLWTNIKGAPLAELSILSAWLGILAFTFQIYFDFSGYSDMALGLGKMFGFNLMKNFDYPYISKSVTEFWRRWHISLGEWFREYVYIPLGGNRMGSLKQYRNLFVVWFLTGLWHGASWNFVLWGLYFGVFVTLEKIFLLKWLKNRPKFIGHIYTLLVVIIGWVLFEFENMYEGIYFIKTMFGLGKHMLFDGQGLYYLYTNAMLFILLILCSTPFLNNLSSKIKDKLKSISVIAMPLIYLLFLFLCTAYLVNESYNPFLYFRF, from the coding sequence TTGGTATTTAGTAGTCTTATTTTCATTTTTCAATTTCTACCTCTAACTATACTTCTATACTACATATCTCCTAGGCCACTTAGAAACATGGTTCTGTTTATAGCAAGCCTTGTTTTTTATGCCTGGGGTGAACCAATATATATTTTGATAATGTTATTTTCTACATTCTTTGATTATTTGAATGGCTTGCTAATAGACAAGCATAGAGATCATAAGTATATCCCTAAAGCTGTTTTAATTACTTCTGTAATTGTAAACCTAGGAATACTAGGTTTTTTTAAATACTACGGCTTTGTTGTAGACAACATCAATGGACTGTTTAATTTAAATATTGCAATAAAAAGCCTACCTCTACCCGTAGGTATATCCTTTTATACTTTTCAAACTTTGTCCTATACAATAGACGTATATACAAATAAGGCTCCAGTACAAAAAAATATAATATCCTTTGGAACTTATGTAACTATGTTCCCACAATTGGTGGCAGGTCCCATAGTTAAATATGGGGACATTGCCTACCAGATGGATAACAGAAGAGAAAGTATAGATTTATTTGGTGAAGGTGTAGAGTTATTTATTATAGGCTTAACTAAAAAAGTGCTGTTAGCAAATAATATTGGACTTCTTTGGACTAATATTAAAGGGGCACCACTAGCAGAACTTTCCATATTATCTGCATGGCTCGGAATACTTGCCTTTACATTTCAAATATACTTCGACTTTAGCGGATATTCAGATATGGCCTTGGGCCTTGGAAAGATGTTTGGATTTAACCTAATGAAAAATTTTGATTACCCTTATATATCTAAAAGTGTGACGGAGTTTTGGAGAAGATGGCATATTTCCCTAGGTGAATGGTTTAGGGAATATGTGTACATTCCCCTAGGTGGTAACAGAATGGGTAGTCTAAAGCAGTATAGAAACCTATTTGTAGTATGGTTCTTAACAGGCCTATGGCATGGAGCCAGCTGGAACTTTGTTTTATGGGGCTTATATTTTGGTGTTTTTGTAACTTTAGAGAAAATATTTTTATTAAAATGGCTTAAAAATCGTCCAAAATTTATAGGCCATATTTATACTTTACTAGTGGTAATAATCGGATGGGTATTGTTTGAGTTTGAAAATATGTATGAAGGTATTTATTTTATAAAAACAATGTTTGGATTAGGAAAACATATGTTATTTGATGGGCAGGGTCTATACTATCTCTATACAAATGCTATGCTCTTTATCCTTCTCATTCTATGTTCCACACCATTTTTGAACAATTTATCTTCTAAAATAAAGGACAAACTAAAGAGCATATCTGTAATAGCTATGCCTTTAATATATTTACTGTTCTTGTTTCTATGTACTGCTTATTTAGTAAATGAAAGCTATAATCCATTTCTTTATTTTAGATTTTAG
- a CDS encoding DUF4358 domain-containing protein: MKITMNNNNIIKNTFKTILLAILSLTFLLGCSSEKAIAKAPTIEEITKEIEEAIDISEMKKGDINKLKKLYDIDEDEVEDFVLYVASTNIKADEMAIIKVKDESNIDSIKEKISTRISDQGSIFESYLPEEYFLIEKHVLKSNGNYVLLTVSKDAAKVEGIFDNSFK; this comes from the coding sequence ATGAAAATAACTATGAATAACAATAATATAATTAAAAATACATTTAAAACCATTTTATTAGCAATCCTATCTCTTACTTTTCTGCTCGGCTGTTCCTCAGAAAAAGCAATAGCTAAAGCTCCCACTATAGAGGAAATTACTAAGGAAATAGAAGAAGCTATAGACATATCTGAAATGAAAAAAGGTGATATTAATAAGCTTAAAAAACTATATGATATTGATGAAGATGAGGTTGAAGACTTTGTCCTATATGTTGCTTCTACAAACATTAAAGCTGATGAGATGGCCATTATTAAAGTTAAAGATGAAAGCAATATAGATTCTATTAAAGAAAAAATATCTACTCGAATAAGTGATCAAGGTTCAATTTTTGAAAGTTATCTACCAGAGGAATATTTTTTAATAGAAAAGCATGTATTAAAAAGCAATGGCAATTATGTACTACTTACAGTATCGAAAGATGCTGCAAAAGTAGAAGGTATATTTGATAATTCTTTTAAATAG
- a CDS encoding GDSL-type esterase/lipase family protein yields the protein MKIKQSRSKRRQKYIRRRITVLLALILILLSTFFLIKNYIIKNMDNLGVLKSITVFGISNKDKTISNGSKNNDNLNKIEDTEDDTSKKPPNDIDDSIIIAPNAEKDTSKPNTETNNKPNKNSNISQKNILDNSEDINYKEVFGSSLFIGDSITEGLSHYELLDEEKVIAKLGFTLLKANKELSNIKILKPENVFILLGTNEVEANMSSERFIKNYTELINNIKDKYPESNIYVQSILPVDPKVQKKLPFVTTARIQEFNSAIIEMAKNESLNYLNVASILENIDKDLHESDGIHFKYPFYKLWLNYLHNNI from the coding sequence ATGAAGATAAAACAAAGTCGAAGTAAAAGAAGACAAAAATATATTAGAAGGCGTATTACTGTTTTATTAGCCCTGATTCTAATACTTCTATCAACCTTCTTTTTAATAAAGAATTATATAATAAAAAATATGGACAATCTAGGTGTACTAAAGAGCATAACAGTTTTCGGTATATCAAATAAGGACAAAACAATAAGCAATGGATCAAAAAATAATGACAATTTAAATAAAATTGAAGATACAGAGGATGATACTAGCAAAAAACCTCCTAATGATATAGATGATAGCATTATTATAGCACCTAATGCAGAAAAAGATACTTCAAAACCAAATACAGAAACAAATAATAAGCCCAATAAAAATAGTAATATCTCACAAAAAAATATATTAGATAATAGTGAGGATATTAATTATAAAGAAGTTTTTGGAAGCTCCTTATTTATAGGAGATTCCATAACAGAAGGTCTATCCCACTATGAGCTTTTAGATGAAGAAAAAGTTATTGCTAAGCTAGGGTTTACCCTTTTAAAAGCAAATAAAGAACTTAGTAACATAAAAATCTTAAAACCGGAGAATGTTTTTATATTGTTAGGAACTAATGAAGTTGAAGCCAATATGAGCAGTGAGAGATTTATTAAAAATTACACTGAGCTCATAAATAATATTAAAGATAAATATCCAGAATCAAATATCTATGTTCAATCCATATTACCCGTAGACCCAAAGGTGCAAAAAAAACTACCCTTTGTTACTACTGCTAGAATACAAGAATTTAATAGTGCTATCATAGAAATGGCTAAAAATGAAAGTCTAAATTATCTTAATGTAGCTTCTATATTGGAAAATATAGATAAGGATCTTCATGAAAGCGATGGCATCCACTTTAAATATCCATTTTATAAACTTTGGTTAAATTATTTACATAACAATATTTAA
- a CDS encoding FAD-dependent oxidoreductase, which produces MEQYYSPDKGFTKEPESYWIASTDTTNYPTLEEDINVDVAIVGGGMTGITSGYLLKKEGLNVAIVDADRILNGITGHTTAKITSQHDLIYDKMINQIGMEKAKQYAESNEKAIKFIAQIVEEKNIDCDFSWQSAYVYTQSDTYVDQIKNEVKAAQDLGIKASYVEDLPLPFPIKAAVRFDEQAKFHPRKYLLSLAEDVAGDGSYIFENTKAVDIEEEDDNKYSIVMGNGKKIIASKIIIASHYPLSNIKGLYFARIYQERAYIIAIKAKSKFPDGMYISAEEPTRSLRSHPFGDEELILIAGENHKTGHGDDINTHYKNLVDFANETFEVEEVLYRWSAQDCMTMDDIPFIGSINSAHPNIYIATGFKKWGMTSSTVSAMILKDFITKGESPWAEVYDPSRFISDGSIWTFIKENLDVAVNFISGKLFPGSPNNDIEKGEGKIIDINGQKVGAYRDEEGKLYFVNTGCTHLGCQVKWNSAERTWDCPCHGSRFSPAGDVIEGPTVKPLERIEVD; this is translated from the coding sequence ATGGAACAATATTATTCTCCAGATAAAGGCTTTACTAAAGAACCAGAATCCTATTGGATTGCTTCCACAGATACTACTAATTACCCTACTTTAGAAGAGGATATTAATGTAGATGTAGCTATTGTAGGTGGAGGTATGACAGGAATTACTTCTGGATATCTCTTAAAAAAAGAAGGTTTAAATGTCGCTATTGTTGATGCTGATCGTATTCTTAATGGTATTACAGGTCACACAACAGCTAAAATAACTTCTCAACATGATTTAATATACGATAAGATGATTAATCAAATAGGAATGGAAAAGGCTAAGCAGTATGCTGAGTCCAACGAAAAAGCTATAAAGTTTATTGCTCAAATTGTAGAAGAAAAAAATATTGATTGTGATTTTAGTTGGCAAAGCGCATATGTATATACTCAGTCTGATACATATGTAGATCAAATTAAAAACGAAGTAAAGGCTGCACAGGATCTAGGTATTAAGGCCTCCTATGTTGAAGACCTGCCTCTACCCTTTCCAATAAAAGCAGCAGTACGCTTTGATGAACAGGCGAAGTTTCATCCACGTAAATATTTACTGAGTCTAGCAGAAGATGTTGCTGGAGATGGCAGCTATATTTTCGAAAATACCAAGGCAGTTGATATAGAGGAAGAAGATGATAATAAGTATTCTATAGTTATGGGAAATGGTAAAAAAATTATTGCTTCAAAGATTATAATAGCATCACATTATCCCCTCTCTAATATAAAAGGATTGTATTTTGCTAGAATTTATCAAGAAAGAGCCTATATTATTGCTATTAAGGCAAAATCTAAATTTCCTGATGGTATGTATATAAGTGCAGAAGAGCCTACTAGATCCTTACGTTCCCATCCCTTTGGCGATGAGGAGCTTATACTAATAGCAGGAGAAAATCACAAGACTGGTCATGGAGATGATATAAATACCCATTATAAAAATTTAGTTGACTTTGCCAATGAAACCTTTGAAGTTGAAGAAGTTCTTTATAGATGGTCTGCCCAAGACTGTATGACAATGGATGATATCCCCTTTATAGGTAGCATTAACTCTGCTCATCCTAATATTTATATAGCAACAGGATTTAAAAAATGGGGAATGACTAGCAGTACTGTATCAGCAATGATCCTAAAAGACTTTATTACTAAGGGCGAAAGCCCTTGGGCTGAAGTTTATGACCCATCTCGATTTATAAGTGATGGATCCATATGGACATTCATTAAAGAAAACCTAGATGTAGCAGTTAACTTTATTTCTGGCAAGCTTTTTCCTGGATCCCCAAATAATGATATTGAAAAAGGAGAAGGAAAAATTATAGATATAAATGGACAAAAAGTAGGTGCCTATAGAGATGAAGAAGGAAAACTATACTTTGTTAATACTGGCTGTACCCATTTAGGCTGTCAGGTTAAATGGAATAGTGCAGAAAGAACTTGGGATTGTCCATGTCATGGGTCTAGGTTTTCTCCTGCTGGTGATGTAATTGAAGGTCCTACAGTTAAACCTTTAGAAAGAATAGAGGTTGATTAA
- a CDS encoding tocopherol cyclase family protein — protein MYLFRKLWNPEMFQGQYKRKNYFEGWYYKLIDSPKKNVWAIIPGVAYGKCQDDRHAFVQVIEANSCKVHYFKYDINSFKFNNKDFHVQIENNHFYRNGIMLDLRDENSLIKGELSFNNIVPFPKKFFNPGIMGPFSFIPFMECYHGIVNIHHEIEGRIFENNTEIDFTSGYGYIEKDWGKSFPEAWIWLQSNHFLQDNVSVMFSIAKIPWFRSHFTGFLSFLRIDNEILMFATYTGAKIKKLKYKNNILDVSISSPKYILEMKAKFSKGGVLKAPKNGMMDRDISESITSAVKVKLYDSKSKKVVFSGEGLNTGFEVVGDVEQFYFN, from the coding sequence ATGTATTTATTCCGCAAACTTTGGAATCCTGAAATGTTTCAAGGACAATATAAAAGAAAAAACTATTTTGAAGGCTGGTATTATAAGTTAATAGATTCACCTAAAAAAAATGTATGGGCGATTATTCCTGGTGTTGCCTATGGAAAGTGTCAAGATGATAGACATGCCTTTGTTCAAGTAATAGAAGCAAATAGCTGTAAGGTTCACTACTTTAAATATGATATTAATAGTTTTAAATTTAATAATAAAGATTTTCATGTTCAAATTGAAAATAACCATTTTTATCGTAACGGCATAATGCTGGATTTAAGGGATGAAAATTCTTTAATTAAAGGTGAGCTATCATTTAATAATATAGTACCTTTTCCTAAAAAGTTTTTTAATCCTGGAATTATGGGGCCCTTTTCATTTATACCATTTATGGAATGTTACCACGGTATTGTTAATATTCATCATGAAATTGAAGGTAGGATTTTTGAAAATAATACTGAAATTGACTTCACAAGTGGATATGGCTATATAGAGAAGGATTGGGGAAAATCATTTCCAGAAGCATGGATTTGGCTACAATCCAATCATTTTTTGCAAGATAATGTTTCAGTAATGTTTTCCATTGCTAAAATTCCTTGGTTTAGGAGTCATTTTACTGGTTTTCTTTCATTTTTGAGAATAGATAATGAAATACTTATGTTTGCTACATATACAGGTGCGAAAATTAAAAAATTAAAATATAAAAATAATATATTAGATGTTTCCATATCTAGCCCTAAATACATATTAGAAATGAAAGCGAAATTTTCTAAAGGAGGAGTTTTAAAAGCTCCTAAAAACGGCATGATGGATAGGGATATTAGCGAAAGTATTACATCCGCTGTGAAGGTTAAGTTATATGATAGCAAAAGCAAAAAAGTTGTATTTTCAGGAGAAGGACTCAATACTGGCTTTGAGGTAGTTGGAGATGTGGAGCAATTCTATTTTAACTAG
- a CDS encoding 4Fe-4S cluster-binding domain-containing protein, producing MECWLELLHNTDILIDGRFEIEKKNLNLRFRGSENQRVIDVRKTELNKKIILAEWD from the coding sequence ATGGAATGCTGGCTAGAGTTACTTCATAATACAGATATATTAATTGATGGACGATTTGAAATTGAAAAGAAAAATCTAAATCTAAGATTTAGAGGTTCTGAAAATCAAAGAGTTATTGATGTGAGAAAAACAGAACTAAATAAAAAAATAATTCTTGCTGAATGGGATTAA